One window of the Primulina eburnea isolate SZY01 chromosome 18, ASM2296580v1, whole genome shotgun sequence genome contains the following:
- the LOC140819031 gene encoding LOW QUALITY PROTEIN: uncharacterized protein (The sequence of the model RefSeq protein was modified relative to this genomic sequence to represent the inferred CDS: deleted 1 base in 1 codon), which translates to MPGNEFGDRVHNFFAQDDTFQGQPESQVVEGNWPVLSNNFWIGSQRQADALHSNNKIYNLQDPDIDRGQGSYPFHVTQGLNFSQSNVRADFSKIQSLNEQPNLNGYMFGNQFHLSRQNEANFLAVDTDSEPHHATTSRGFSVHELQKVSGMENGAKTSLRSETSVPSVSLDLFGGQQQMSHHQSSMLQPVQHQHPGINNIQQQQHQHQHQHQHQQQQQQQQQQQQQLMIRKMQDLQRQQQFQPLEMRQQNHINQVQAFTKQASGRHSTLIDGNPVSDLQQYPWTTEVSANWMNRGSPSMQGIQTGLVFSPNIGQTQHLVDLVPQSADQSLYGIPVSGSRGLNLNQYSHKVTDRSPMLQMSTSSNTLQGNHNFFADQVGLNDEDTIARQKFQNENMIRRTPSQSLYTEPRNMGSLQQVNSIQRNAPQDLLGRQELTIRPETPSEKFRRPAAASSNEVALDPAEEKILFGSDDNIWAAFGDAANVPGESGNLFDNGESLNGFPSIHSGSWSALMQSAVAETSSNDIVPQEEWSGLISHNANVSSANQSSSVHNNNVKQQSFLVDDKTRMPSAPSPGSIPPSGDSDVNSVAGLNLLGHRFLNEPGQRLPNEVSERFVSLKEGNKWSNYIPPQKSVTGDSQIYRDASQNSPEAGMSAMKISSSWAHQQSDSQQQSNGRNALLAIPTGGDRGLNVHQAEKSQNSKSNQFRVIQGEDVGGSLWKSNSVFRSATELGPVKPTIGNTGTNKVRLSLNDAASVANSYSVGVADETNPFFHNTNKVNQWKNSSSSTIYQEGKDLGRTPHQAIEHNQGLDSLNSCEKEEATRHEMENYDMKENSNDSHRSNLSGHTSGGFRETGSGASDSKSLPPANQMLTNQLSRKISVPRKFQFHPMGNSDEDAEPSYHLKQSTKVQAMSQPISNLDQYPRNSKVNEQGQSAELQKYNKVTNEEPPHVGLPGYAPTISVSYSRPFDSFTPNTVSSSGQNMLELLPKVDHSSGHGDMMHLSSEGKVSTQLPEAKKVDGTAGCFQQNQSSVYQGFGLQLGPPSQRGQVPDHSASSQKAQSSVNSMSISHAAAEMGEKGQQMVPTSAIQSLNFPRGEFQAEFKNNRPAVSPRYSGNDERHRNFQEAFSSGSPHLSQLRNQQVMRSSGKITMNQHVDSSFSSDVSNNIRGSMETVSPDTLGDIQKANVMSSRGMTQQAGPNDAHERGPTSIASARDPLHASQHFSMHGISHQGSSLNALHNLTTNVYTSQHSLGSHYQKASSPFSDLTQPNTGESSSAPLTQGSMNVCKGGDLSSDLRSIYVNSPGVVDGEEQRLKESAGPSLSSIRIDTTNKNHSDVSPLDLFSTQKNIEAFGRSLKPNSFSHQNHASLNQIKALKDAGADPFFRVSKRMKGPDDCLDADRVASTAGQQNDRGLILGDSLGSSTGVPSDDLWMPNFLLAADALQINPSQHGNVPSQDILLRGAKESHSNSSTDYTTSVRAEYPEVSPQMAPSWFNQYGTFKNGQMLHGYNAHKLIPSMSGELGKSPSVMDTLGSEEKGTDAPIDACQINTTHPTSTSTLVNAPLSSGRSYELNATAQNLVVSRPKKRKTATSQLQPWHKEIVVGSQNLSSLRCVAETVWSQVANCLKEKVDDDAELIEVGPSFRRSKRRLILTTQLMQQLFFPPPAAILSADASVKCENVAYAVARALLGNVCSAVFHSSGLDLPGESVELLSAKGKSSEINVDRYSGKVMEGLTGRLGKLENDFLRLEKSSSIFDVRMECQDLEKFSVINRLAKFHGRGQTDISDTAPSHKPLPQRYVSAIPMPGSLPDTVQCLSL; encoded by the exons ATGCCTGGCAACGAATTTGGAGACAGGGTCCACAATTTTTTTGCGCAAGACGACACATTTCAGGGGCAGCCTGAATCTCAAGTGGTCGAAGGGAATTGGCCAGTGTTGAGCAACAATTTTTGGATTGGCAGCCAGAGACAGGCTGATGCACTACATTCAAACAACAAGATTTATAATTTACAAGATCCAG ACATTGATAGAGGGCAAGGCAGCTACCCTTTCCATGTGACACAGGGCTTGAACTTTTCTCAATCAAATGTGAGGGCTGATTTTAGTAAAATTCAGTCCCTAAATGAACAGCCAAATCTGAATGGCTACATGTTTGGAAATCAATTTCACCTCTCAAGACAGAATGAAGCAAACTTTTTGGCAGTCGATACAGATTCTGAACCGCATCACGCGACAACCTCAAGAGGATTTTCTGTTCATGAACTACAGAAAGTGAGTGGAATGGAAAATGGGGCAAAAACTTCACTTAGATCAGAAACATCTGTGCCTTCTGTAAGTTTGGATCTATTTGGTGGTCAGCAGCAGATGAGCCATCATCAATCAAGCATGTTACAGCCAGTGCAGCACCAGCATCCTGGGATCAATAACATACAGCAACAGCAACATCAACATCAACATCAACATCAACATCAACAGCAACAGCAACAGCAACAGCAACAGCAACAGCAGCTCATGATCAGGAAAATGCAAGATCTACAAAGGCAGCAACAATTCCAGCCACTTGAGATGAGGCAACAGAATCATATTAATCAGGTTCAGGCCTTTACTAAACAAGCATCTGGCAGGCACTCCACTTTGATTGATGGCAATCCAGTTTCTGATTTACAGCAGTATCCCTGGACAACTGAAGTCAGTGCAAACTGGATGAACCGTGGTTCTCCATCCATGCAAGGGATTCAAACTGGACTAGTTTTCTCTCCAAACATTGGCCAGACTCAGCATTTAGTGGATTTGGTGCCTCAATCTGCTGATCAATCACTTTACGGGATTCCTGTTTCTGGTTCAAGGGGTTTGAATTTAAACCAATATTCTCACAAGGTGACTGATAGATCTCCAATGCTGCAAATGTCAACCTCTAGCAATACTCTTCAGggtaatcataatttttttgcgGACCAGGTTGGTTTAAATGATGAAGATACCATTGCGAGACAAAAATTTCAGAATGAGAATATGATTCGACGTACTCCTAGTCAATCTTTATATACTGAACCGAGAAATATGGGCAGTCTGCAGCAAGTGAATTCCATCCAAAGAAATGCTCCTCAGGACTTACTGGGGAGACAGGAGCTAACAATTCGACCTGAGACTCCAAGTGAAAAATTTAGGAgaccagctgctgcatccagCAATGAGGTTGCCCTAGATCCAGCTGAAGAAAAGATTTTGTTTGGTTCAGATGATAACATATGGGCTGCCTTTGGTGATGCTGCTAACGTGCCTGGAGAATCTGGTAATTTGTTTGACAATGGTGAGTCTTTGAATGGTTTTCCTTCTATTCATAGTGGCAGCTGGAGTGCTCTTATGCAGTCAGCTGTTGCAGAAACTTCTAGCAATGATATAGTTCCCCAGGAGGAGTGGAGTGGTCTGATTTCCCACAATGCTAATGTTTCTTCAGCAAATCAGTCCTCTTCAGTTCACAATAACAATGTTAAACAGCAATCATTTTTGGTTGATGATAAAACGCGAATGCCTTCAGCACCTAGTCCTGGATCTATTCCCCCTTCTGGTGATAGCGATGTAAATAGTGTCGCAGGATTGAATCTCCTTGGACACAGGTTTCTGAATGAACCTGGTCAAAGACTGCCAAATGAGGTGTCTGAAAGATTTGTTTCTTTGAAAGAAGGTAACAAATGGT CTAATTATATTCCACCACAAAAATCAGTCACTGGAGATAGTCAAATCTATAGAGATGCCTCTCAAAATTCTCCCGAAGCTGGGATGAGCGCTATGAAAATCTCCTCGTCTTGGGCACATCAACAGAGTGATTCTCAACAACAATCAAATGGTAGGAATGCTCTTTTAGCTATACCAACTGGTGGAGATAGAGGGTTAAATGTTCATCAGGCTGAGAAGTCCCAGAATTCAAAAAGCAATCAATTTAGGGTGATACAAGGAGAAGATGTTGGAGGTTCTTTATGGAAGTCAAATTCTGTTTTTAGATCTGCTACTGAGTTGGGTCCTGTTAAACCAACCATTGGAAATACCGGAACAAATAAAGTTAGACTTAGTTTAAATGATGCTGCTTCAGTTGCTAACTCATACAGTGTGGGTGTAGCTGATGAAACAAATCCATTTTTTCACAACACTAACAAAGTTAATCAGTGGAAGAATAGCAGTTCTTCTACAATTTACCAAGAGGGTAAAGATTTGGGTAGAACGCCACACCAGGCTATTGAACATAATCAGGGTTTGGACTCTTTGAATAGCTGTGAAAAGGAGGAAGCTACAAGACATGAGATGGAAAATTATGACATGAAGGAAAATTCTAATGATAGCCATCGCTCCAACTTATCTGGGCACACTTCTGGTGGCTTCAGAGAAACTGGATCAGGTGCGAGTGATTCAAAATCTTTGCCCCCTGCGAATCAAATGTTAACCAATCAGTTATCTAGGAAAATTTCTGTTCCTCGTAAATTTCAGTTTCATCCTATGGGAAATTCAGATGAGGATGCAGAACCTTCATATCACCTGAAGCAATCTACCAAGGTACAGGCCATGTCGCAACCAATTTCCAATCTTGACCAGTATCCTAGAAATTCTAAAGTAAATGAACAG GGGCAATCCGCCGAGCTTCAGAAATACAATAAAGTGACGAATGAAGAACCACCCCATGTTGGTTTACCTGGTTATGCACCAACTATATCTGTTTCCTACAGTCGACCCTTTGATTCTTTCACCCCAAACACTGTCTCTTCGTCAGG CCAAAACATGCTGGAGCTTCTTCCCAAGGTCGATCATTCTAGTGGTCATGGTGACATGATGCACTTAAGTTCTGAGGGTAAGGTATCCACACAGTTACCTGAAGCGAAAAAAGTTGATGGGACTGCTGGTtgctttcagcaaaatcaatcTTCTGTTTATCAAGGTTTTGGTCTGCAACTTGGTCCTCCATCTCAGCGGGGACAGGTTCCTGACCACTCAGCTTCATCCCAAAAAGCTCAAAGCTCGGTTAATTCAATGTCTATTAGTCATGCTGCAGCAGAAATGGGAGAGAAAGGCCAACAGATGGTCCCTACATCTGCAATTCAATCATTGAATTTTCCTCGTGGTGAATTCCAGGCTGAGTTTAAAAATAACAGACCTGCAGTATCTCCGCGATATAGTGGAAATGATGAGAGACATCGAAACTTTCAAGAAGCATTTAGTTCAGGTTCTCCGCATTTGAGTCAACTTCGAAATCAGCAAGTAATGAGATCAAGTGGAAAAATCACGATGAATCAGCACGTCGACTCATCTTTCAGCAGTGATGTTTCAAACAATATAAGGGGATCCATGGAGACAGTTTCGCCCGATACTCTTGGAGATATTCAAAAAGCTAATGTTATGTCGTCACGGGGTATGACCCAACAGGCTGGCCCTAATGATGCACATGAACGAGGTCCAACTTCAATTGCATCAGCCAGGGATCCGTTGCATGCTTCTCAGCATTTTAGTATGCATGGTATATCTCATCAGGGAAGTTCCCTCAATGCATTACATAATTTAACGACCAATGTCTACACCAGTCAACATTCTTTGGGTTCACATTACCAGAAAGCATCGTCACCATTCTCGGACTTAACCCAACCAAATACTGGGGAATCAAGTTCTGCTCCCCTGACTCAAGGCAGTATGAATGTTTGCAAAGGGGGTGACCTCtcttccgacttgagatcaattTATGTGAATTCTCCTGGTGTTGTTGATGGGGAAGAGCAAAGGTTGAAAGAAAGTGCTGGACCCTCATTGTCATCCATCAGAATTGACACAACCAACAAGAATCATTCTGATGTATCTCCCCTTGATTTGTTTTCAACTCAGAAAAATATTGAAGCCTTTGGTCGATCCCTGAAACCTAATTCCTTCTCCCatcaaaatcatgcatcgctaaacCAAATTAAGGCCCTGAAGGATGCAGGGGCTGATCCTTTCTTTAGGGTCTCTAAGAGAATGAAAGGACCTGATGATTGCTTAGATGCTGACCGAGTAGCTTCAACAGCTGGGCAGCAAAATGATCGCGGTCTTATACTTGGAGATTCTTTGGGTTCAAGTACTGGAGTTCCTTCTGATGATTTGTGGATGCCAAATTTCCTTTTGGCAGCCGATGCCTTGCAGATAAACCCCTCGCAGCATGGAAATGTACCCTCACAGGATATTCTGTTGCGTGGTGCAAAAGAGTCTCATAGCAACTCTTCTACTGATTATACCACCTCAGTTAGAGCTGAGTATCCTGAGGTTAGCCCACAGATGGCCCCATCCTGGTTCAATCAGTATGGTACTTTTAAAAATGGGCAAATGTTGCACGGTTATAATGCACATAAATTGATCCCCTCAATGTCAGGAGAACTTGGAAAGTCTCCAAGTGTTATGGATACCCTTGGTTCAGAGGAGAAAGGTACTGATGCCCCCATAGATGCATGTCAAATTAATACGACCCATCCAACGTCTACCTCTACATTAGTAAATGCGCCTTTGTCGTCTGGTCGCTCATACGAGCTGAATGCCACTGCTCAAAATCTTGTGGTATCGAGACCTAAGAAGCGTAAGACTGCTACTTCTCAGCTTCAACCATGGCACAAAGAAATAGTAGTTGGTTCACAAAATCTTTCGAGTCTGAGGTG TGTGGCAGAAACAGTGTGGAGTCAAGTGGCAAATTGTCTAAAAGAAAAG GTTGATGATGATGCTGAATTGATCGAAGTTGGACCATCATTTCGTAGATCTAAAAGAAGGCTTATCTTGACAACACAGCTCATGCAGCAGTTATTTTTCCCCCCACCAGCAGCTATCCTGTCTGCTGATGCTAGTGTTAAATGTGAGAATGTGGCTTATGCTGTTGCCAGAGCCTTGCTGGGAAATGTCTGCAGCGCAGTTTTTCACTCAAGTGGTTTGGACTTACCCGGTGAAAGTGTGGAACT ACTTTCTGCTAAGGGTAAATCATCAGAGATAAATGTTGATCGGTATTCCGGAAAAGTTATGGAAGGTTTGACGGGAAGATTGGGGAAGCTGGAAAATGATTTCCTGAG ATTGGAGAAAAGTTCTTCCATATTTGACGTGAGAATGGAATGCCAGGATTTGGAGAAATTTTCTGTCATCAATCGATTAGCTAAATTTCATGGTCGAGGGCAAACAGATATATCTGATACAGCTCCTTCTCACAAACCTTTGCCACAAAGATATGTATCTGCTATTCCCATGCCTGGAAGCCTACCAGACACGGTACAATGTCTATCATTATAG